A DNA window from Siniperca chuatsi isolate FFG_IHB_CAS linkage group LG6, ASM2008510v1, whole genome shotgun sequence contains the following coding sequences:
- the lg6h1orf210 gene encoding type III endosome membrane protein TEMP: MELSSNRTPSTATPIVTQNDTLTSQSGKYTSHNWEFLVAVLVTAISVSILITILAKCQVVRRYLASYRHTRLRETDTVNQCDPSELEVEFAMHGGRGINPHCIPPVSEEDDDGFIEDNYIPASERARAERAAENMEDTMEEMDEIEFTIT, from the exons ATGGAACTATCATCAAATAGGACACCCTCTACAGCTACACCAATAGTAACACAAAATG ACACGTTGACAAGCCAGAGTGGGAAATATACCTCTCACAACTGGGAGTTCCTGGTGGCCGTCCTGGTCACAGCCATCTCTGTCTCCATTCTCATCACCATTCTGGCTAAATGCCAGGTGGTTCGGCGTTACCTGGCCAGCTACAGGCACACACGGCTGAGGGAGACAGACACTGTTAACCAGTGCGACCCgtcag AGCTGGAGGTGGAATTTGCCATGCATGGGGGACGTGGAATAAACCCTCACTGTATCCCTCCTGTGAGcgaggaggatgatgatggcTTCATTGAGGACAACTACATCCCGGCCAGTGAGAGAGCGAGGGCTGAAAGAGCAGCGGAGAACATGGAGGACACAATGGAAGAGATGGATGAAATTGAATTTACCATCACTTAG
- the ap1m3 gene encoding adaptor related protein complex 1 subunit mu 3: MSASAIFILDLKGKVLICRNYMGNMDMNEIDHFMPILMKREEEAEMTPMVSHGSSHFLWIKHSNLYLVAMTKKNANAALVYSFLYKIIQVFKEYFKELEEESIRDNFVTVYELMDEVMDFGFPQTTDSKILQEYITQQGHKLEVGAPRPPATVTNAVSWRSEGIKYRKNEVFMDVIESVNLLVSANGSVLRSEIVGTIKLKVVLSGMPELRLGLNDKVLFEITGREKSKTVELEDVKFHQCVRLSRFENDRTISFIPPDGESELMSYRLNTTVKPLIWIESVIEKFSHSRVEIKVKARSQFKSRSTANNVSILVPVPSDADSPKFKTSTGSTKWVPEKSVVQWNIKSFPGGKEYMMRAHFGLPSVESEELEAKRPITVNFEIPYFTVSGIQVRYLKIIEKSGYQALPWVRYITQSGDYQLRTN, encoded by the exons ATGTCGGCGTCGGCGATATTTATCCTCGACCTGAAGGGAAAG GTGCTAATCTGCCGTAACTACATGGGGAACATGGACATGAATGAGATTGACCACTTTATGCCCATCCTgatgaagagagaagaggaggctgAGATGACACCTATGGTCAGCCATGGCTCTTCACACTTCCTGTGGATCAAACACAGCAACCTTTACT TGGTGGCAATGACCAAGAAGAATGCCAATGCTGCTCTGGTGTACTCttttctttataaaattatCCAG gtATTTAAGGAGTACTTTAAGGAGCTTGAGGAGGAGAGTATTCGTGACAACTTTGTGACAGTGTACGAGCTGATGGACGAGGTGATGGACTTTGGTTTCCCTCAGACAACTGACAGCAAGATCCTACAAGA GTACATCACCCAGCAGGGTCATAAATTAGAGGTCGGGGCCCCTCGACCTCCTGCCACCGTCACCAATGCTGTGTCTTGGCGGTCAGAGGGCATCAAGTACAGGAAGAACGAAGTTTTCATGGACGTCATTGAGTCAGTAAATCTACTG GTGAGTGCCAACGGAAGCGTCCTGCGGAGTGAAATAGTGGGCACCATCAAGCTCAAAGTGGTCCTGTCGGGGATGCCTGAACTCAGATTGGGCCTCAATGACAAAGTCCTGTTTGAAATCACAGGCA gagagAAGAGTAAGACAGTGGAGCTGGAGGATGTGAAATTTCATCAGTGTGTCCGTCTGTCACGCTTCGAGAATGACCGCACCATCTCTTTCATCCCCCCTGATGGCGAGAGCGAGCTCATGTCCTACCGCCTCAACACTACA gtGAAGCCTCTCATATGGATCGAGAGCGTGATTGAGAAGTTCTCTCACAGCCGTGTGGAGATCAAGGTGAAG GCTCGGAGTCAGTTTAAGAGCCGGTCCACTGCCAACAATGTGTCCATTCTGGTGCCAGTGCCCAGTGATGCTGACTCACCCAAGTTCAAGACCAGCACAGGCAGCACCAAATGGGTGCCAGAGAAGAGCGTGGTGCAGTGGAACATCAAGTCTTTCCCT ggTGGTAAGGAGTACATGATGCGGGCACACTTTGGGCTACCCAGTGTGGAGAGTGAAGAGCTGGAGGCAAAGAGACCAATCACAGTTAACTTTGAGATCCCCTATTTCACTGTGTCTGGGATTCAG GTGCGTTACCTTAAGATCATAGAGAAGAGCGGTTACCAGGCATTACCATGGGTGCGCTACATCACACAAAGTGGAG